A genomic window from Deltaproteobacteria bacterium includes:
- a CDS encoding nuclear transport factor 2 family protein, which produces MPQDHPHIETIKRYYHGCNTADAELIKSTFTNDVVHYFTHHKPIRGAEALATYWVKMQPRVQGEWLVDHALVQGNEAVIEWTMRWTPAGQQKPQLVRGSEWYVFREGLIAEIRAYYLNPRLPYMHTDFQLEDFPYEKREFYTLKE; this is translated from the coding sequence ATGCCCCAAGACCACCCTCACATCGAAACTATCAAACGCTACTACCACGGCTGTAACACCGCCGACGCGGAACTCATCAAGTCAACTTTTACCAACGATGTCGTGCATTACTTCACGCATCACAAACCGATACGTGGAGCCGAAGCGTTAGCGACCTATTGGGTAAAGATGCAACCACGCGTGCAAGGTGAGTGGCTGGTGGATCATGCGCTCGTGCAAGGTAATGAAGCGGTCATCGAGTGGACCATGCGCTGGACACCGGCTGGACAACAAAAGCCACAACTCGTGCGTGGCTCAGAGTGGTACGTGTTTCGTGAGGGCTTGATTGCTGAGATTCGTGCCTATTATTTGAACCCGCGATTGCCCTATATGCACACTGATTTTCAGTTGGAGGATTTTCCCTACGAGAAGCGAGAATTTTATACGCTGAAGGAATAA
- the grxC gene encoding glutaredoxin 3 has product MATIEIYTKQWCPYCAKAKALLHSKGLSYNAIDVTEDETLQQEMVARSGRRTVPQLFLDGQSIGGYDDLANLNATGELDQRLGLPARAKLATVYDVAVIGAGPAGLSAAIYAVRKNLSTVLVAFDLGGQLGTTYEVANYPGFQLVTGPDLVQKFFDHVTQYGIENRIGEKVTGLQVDGRVKLIKTASGNDIRAKTVIITTGAQKRKLNIPGEKELAGKGVVYCSTCDGPLFKNTRIAIIGGGNSGLEATIEMDGIAKQVFLLSRGEWNGDEILQDKVRAAKRVEALAGYQPVEIHGSDRVTGLTIKRTETGEIRRLDVDGVFIEIGLFPNTDFVLDLVETNERGEIKVDRHGATGVRGIFAAGDATDGHDKQIVIAAGEGAKAALVAFEYLVKQV; this is encoded by the coding sequence ATGGCCACGATCGAAATCTACACCAAGCAATGGTGCCCGTATTGCGCGAAAGCGAAGGCACTGCTGCACTCGAAGGGTCTTTCGTACAATGCCATCGATGTTACCGAAGATGAGACGCTACAACAGGAAATGGTTGCTCGCTCGGGTCGACGCACAGTTCCGCAACTCTTTCTCGATGGCCAGTCGATCGGTGGCTATGATGACCTGGCGAATCTCAATGCCACCGGAGAGTTGGATCAACGTCTCGGGTTACCAGCTCGTGCGAAGTTGGCCACGGTCTATGATGTTGCAGTGATTGGCGCCGGACCAGCAGGACTCTCGGCTGCCATTTATGCAGTACGTAAGAATCTTTCAACAGTTCTGGTTGCTTTTGATCTTGGTGGTCAACTTGGAACCACCTATGAAGTGGCAAATTATCCGGGATTTCAACTTGTGACCGGCCCAGACCTCGTGCAGAAGTTTTTCGATCATGTGACGCAGTACGGTATTGAGAACCGTATCGGCGAAAAGGTGACTGGGCTCCAAGTCGACGGGCGAGTCAAACTTATCAAGACCGCCTCTGGTAATGACATCCGGGCAAAGACGGTGATCATCACTACCGGTGCGCAGAAACGCAAACTGAACATTCCCGGCGAAAAAGAACTCGCGGGCAAGGGCGTGGTCTACTGCTCAACCTGTGATGGCCCGCTATTCAAGAATACGCGTATCGCCATTATCGGTGGTGGGAATTCTGGGTTAGAGGCGACAATAGAAATGGACGGGATTGCCAAACAGGTATTTCTGCTCTCACGCGGTGAATGGAACGGCGACGAGATTCTGCAAGATAAAGTACGTGCTGCGAAACGCGTCGAGGCGCTTGCGGGCTATCAACCGGTGGAGATTCACGGCAGCGACCGCGTGACGGGACTCACGATTAAACGGACAGAGACTGGCGAGATCCGTCGACTCGATGTTGACGGCGTGTTTATCGAAATTGGTTTGTTTCCCAATACCGACTTCGTCCTCGACCTGGTCGAGACCAACGAGCGTGGGGAAATCAAAGTCGATCGTCACGGTGCGACAGGCGTGCGTGGGATCTTTGCTGCTGGCGATGCCACCGACGGACATGATAAACAGATTGTTATCGCGGCTGGTGAAGGGGCAAAAGCTGCCCTGGTAGCGTTTGAGTACTTGGTGAAACAAGTGTAA
- a CDS encoding DUF433 domain-containing protein, whose amino-acid sequence MKTKSLGRYIVIDPKICHGKPTFRGTRIMVWQVLEMIAEGMSWKTIIEQCHGSITKEAISEAVSLAQEAFVKQAREYAGEQANS is encoded by the coding sequence ATGAAGACAAAATCCCTGGGGCGTTACATCGTCATTGACCCAAAGATCTGCCACGGAAAACCTACCTTCCGCGGAACCCGTATTATGGTCTGGCAGGTGCTAGAGATGATTGCTGAAGGTATGTCTTGGAAAACAATTATCGAACAATGCCATGGAAGTATTACCAAGGAAGCGATCTCTGAAGCGGTGTCTTTGGCACAGGAAGCTTTTGTTAAACAAGCACGTGAGTATGCTGGAGAGCAAGCAAACTCTTGA
- a CDS encoding LLM class flavin-dependent oxidoreductase has translation MKIGYLLDTHGGPYNMPMPTSDQVTTFIDHLWREAEVAEQAGFDALLIPERHTRTECMFPAPLLLMAGVAARTTRIRLGTYILILPLYDPVHVAEQMAMIDLMSKGRLICGLASGYHPDYHNAFSIPMKGGRRRFEEGLEVMMRAWTQESFSFHGQVFNYDNVRITPKPLQQPHPELWLGGMFPYTIQRAGRSGDAWCSDPFPLQKETWKAQVTMYREAAAKAGRKSQVVLMRDGWVAPTRAEAERIFGDIYVQELLFYHRYGILTHHPDFRSEADFTISNSFRHAVAGSPQECIDQLGMYEKEYDVDYVVMRFRLPGGPERERVLDCLKLFGEKVLPRI, from the coding sequence ATGAAAATCGGCTATCTCCTTGATACCCACGGTGGTCCCTACAACATGCCCATGCCCACTAGTGACCAGGTGACCACGTTCATTGATCATCTGTGGCGCGAAGCCGAAGTCGCAGAACAGGCTGGCTTTGACGCGCTGCTCATTCCCGAGCGACATACCCGTACCGAATGCATGTTTCCTGCGCCGTTATTGTTAATGGCAGGAGTCGCCGCTCGGACTACGCGGATTCGTCTCGGCACCTATATCCTGATCCTGCCCTTGTATGATCCTGTCCATGTTGCTGAACAAATGGCGATGATTGACTTGATGTCGAAAGGACGACTGATTTGCGGCCTAGCCTCTGGCTATCATCCCGATTATCACAATGCGTTCTCTATTCCCATGAAAGGTGGGCGACGGCGATTTGAAGAAGGGCTGGAAGTGATGATGCGTGCGTGGACGCAAGAGAGTTTTTCCTTCCACGGGCAGGTGTTCAATTACGACAACGTGCGCATCACGCCAAAGCCGCTGCAGCAGCCTCATCCTGAATTATGGCTTGGCGGCATGTTCCCCTACACCATTCAGCGTGCTGGTCGTAGCGGCGATGCCTGGTGTAGCGATCCATTTCCATTGCAAAAAGAAACCTGGAAAGCGCAGGTTACTATGTACCGCGAAGCTGCAGCTAAAGCTGGGAGGAAGTCACAAGTGGTCCTGATGCGTGATGGCTGGGTGGCACCGACCCGTGCTGAGGCAGAGCGTATCTTTGGTGACATCTACGTCCAAGAACTACTCTTTTATCATCGCTACGGCATTCTCACCCATCATCCCGATTTCCGTTCCGAGGCTGATTTCACTATCTCGAATAGCTTCCGCCATGCAGTTGCAGGTTCACCGCAAGAGTGTATCGATCAACTCGGAATGTACGAGAAAGAGTATGATGTCGATTATGTGGTGATGCGCTTCCGTCTGCCTGGCGGGCCAGAGCGCGAGCGGGTGCTGGATTGTCTCAAGTTGTTTGGGGAGAAGGTGTTGCCACGGATCTGA
- a CDS encoding 2-(1,2-epoxy-1,2-dihydrophenyl)acetyl-CoA isomerase translates to MSQSQILYEITDRVGVITLNRPDVMNAFGGTMREDLLNLLQQAEADKSVRCVVITGAGKAFCAGGDIASMAEMQAKNDGSAIPQRMKIGAQVVNLIRAMAKPVIAAVNGVAAGAGINLALACDMRLAAESARFSESFVKIALVPDWGGTYLLTQLVGTAKAMELMMTGDRIDATEAMRIGILNRVIPDSAFREEVMTFARQLASGPANTLAHIKRATYIGATETLADSLKYEEQAQEALFLADDAREGMRAFLEKRTAKFS, encoded by the coding sequence ATGAGCCAGTCGCAAATTCTCTATGAAATCACTGATCGTGTGGGAGTAATTACTCTCAATCGCCCTGACGTCATGAATGCCTTTGGTGGAACAATGCGAGAGGACTTGCTCAATCTCCTGCAACAAGCAGAAGCTGACAAGAGTGTACGTTGCGTTGTCATCACGGGTGCAGGCAAAGCCTTCTGCGCGGGTGGAGACATCGCCAGCATGGCTGAAATGCAAGCGAAGAATGATGGTTCCGCCATTCCACAACGTATGAAGATTGGTGCACAGGTAGTGAATCTTATTCGAGCGATGGCGAAGCCAGTCATTGCTGCGGTCAATGGCGTTGCGGCAGGAGCGGGAATCAACCTCGCGCTTGCGTGTGATATGCGTCTTGCTGCCGAGAGTGCACGGTTTTCTGAAAGCTTCGTAAAGATCGCCCTTGTGCCGGATTGGGGCGGAACCTATCTGCTCACGCAGTTAGTGGGAACAGCAAAAGCAATGGAGTTGATGATGACCGGAGACCGTATCGATGCCACGGAAGCAATGCGTATCGGAATTCTGAACCGTGTCATTCCCGATAGCGCATTTCGTGAAGAGGTCATGACATTCGCTCGGCAACTTGCCAGTGGCCCAGCCAACACCTTGGCCCATATCAAGCGCGCAACTTATATTGGTGCTACTGAGACGTTAGCAGATTCCCTGAAATATGAAGAACAGGCGCAAGAGGCACTATTCCTGGCTGATGATGCGCGAGAAGGAATGCGCGCCTTTCTGGAAAAACGAACGGCGAAATTTTCTTGA
- a CDS encoding MFS transporter has protein sequence MQAVQKSLDPQLPPLEHAASSRRWMILSLVLFTQVTISIVTQGIPTLSPFVQSDLYLTHGEVGLCNSAIVAGSLLALLAAGWVVDFYGEYIALVGGSIAVGIFCFVVAATGHFVPALVAMLGVGIGAAMPTPAGTKAVMAWFPAHQRGFALGIRQTGIPLGGAIAAAGLSTVAVSYGWRVAVAIAGVMCLIAAVFCVLFYENPPNSVTPGVTGAKKDTLGFREIVTRNIFFLGLAGALLPLGQFCLITYLALYLKETQGIPVTTSALLLVGAQIAGALGRILWGLWSDRWWQRRRKPALLTANALGVVGTLILGWLPPGVPVPLVAVVVLFLAFNAIGWHGSWTALLAELAGPERQGRTIGAAMTIMYPGIIALPPLFGMLVDLTHNWHLAWTFQAVVLLIGTLLILPVQEGQAT, from the coding sequence GTGCAAGCCGTGCAAAAAAGCCTTGATCCACAACTCCCGCCTCTTGAGCATGCTGCCAGTAGTCGGCGGTGGATGATTCTGAGTCTGGTCCTCTTCACCCAGGTGACGATCTCCATTGTCACGCAAGGCATCCCGACCTTATCGCCTTTCGTGCAAAGCGACCTGTACCTCACTCATGGTGAAGTCGGGCTCTGTAACTCCGCAATTGTCGCAGGGTCGCTGCTTGCTCTCCTGGCTGCAGGATGGGTCGTCGATTTCTATGGTGAGTACATCGCGCTTGTTGGTGGTTCGATTGCCGTTGGGATATTTTGTTTTGTTGTCGCAGCGACTGGACACTTTGTTCCCGCACTCGTCGCTATGCTGGGAGTGGGAATTGGCGCTGCGATGCCAACCCCTGCTGGGACCAAAGCCGTCATGGCATGGTTTCCTGCTCATCAGCGAGGGTTCGCGTTAGGGATTCGTCAAACCGGGATCCCGCTAGGAGGCGCGATTGCTGCCGCAGGTCTGTCCACCGTCGCTGTCAGTTATGGATGGCGAGTCGCGGTCGCTATTGCTGGTGTGATGTGCCTGATTGCGGCAGTCTTCTGTGTCCTGTTCTACGAAAACCCGCCGAATAGTGTCACTCCCGGTGTCACTGGCGCGAAGAAAGACACCCTCGGCTTTCGTGAGATTGTCACCCGCAACATCTTCTTCCTGGGGCTTGCTGGTGCGCTCCTCCCGCTTGGTCAGTTTTGTTTGATTACCTACTTGGCACTGTATCTCAAGGAGACGCAAGGAATTCCTGTCACAACGAGTGCACTATTGCTGGTTGGGGCGCAGATTGCGGGAGCGTTGGGACGTATTCTCTGGGGGCTCTGGAGTGACCGTTGGTGGCAGCGACGACGAAAACCAGCCTTGTTAACCGCCAATGCTCTTGGGGTGGTGGGGACGTTGATTTTAGGTTGGCTCCCGCCAGGTGTTCCCGTCCCGCTGGTTGCTGTTGTCGTGCTGTTTCTTGCGTTCAATGCTATCGGTTGGCATGGGAGCTGGACGGCGTTATTAGCTGAGTTAGCTGGACCAGAGCGGCAGGGACGTACTATCGGTGCGGCAATGACGATCATGTATCCCGGCATTATCGCTTTGCCGCCGTTGTTCGGCATGCTCGTCGATCTGACCCACAATTGGCACCTCGCGTGGACGTTTCAGGCTGTCGTGCTTCTTATCGGGACATTGTTGATTCTTCCAGTGCAAGAAGGACAAGCGACGTGA
- a CDS encoding glutathione S-transferase family protein: MKIYDSKTAPNPRRVRIFVAEKGIQIPYEEVDLVKAVNRGEEFRKKNPSGGVPVLELDDGTCISETVAICRYLEELHANPPLMGVDAKDCAIVEMWQRRMELELLIPIADAFRLRHDFFKGKVRQLPEYAEVQKQNAEDRLKRLNNELANRQFIAGDRYTIADITALCAVDFGRVSKIGIQPDQSNLARWHAEVSARPSAKA, encoded by the coding sequence ATGAAAATTTACGATAGTAAAACTGCGCCAAATCCGCGCCGGGTGCGTATCTTCGTTGCCGAGAAAGGCATTCAGATTCCCTACGAGGAAGTTGATCTTGTCAAAGCGGTGAATCGTGGCGAAGAATTTCGCAAGAAGAATCCTTCAGGAGGTGTACCGGTTCTCGAATTGGATGATGGCACCTGCATTTCTGAAACGGTGGCGATCTGTCGCTACCTCGAAGAACTGCACGCGAATCCGCCGTTGATGGGTGTTGATGCCAAAGACTGTGCGATTGTAGAAATGTGGCAGCGTCGCATGGAGCTTGAATTGCTGATCCCCATCGCTGATGCATTTCGTCTACGGCACGACTTCTTCAAAGGCAAGGTTCGCCAGCTGCCTGAATATGCTGAGGTACAGAAGCAAAATGCAGAAGATCGCTTGAAACGATTGAATAACGAACTGGCAAATCGCCAATTCATTGCTGGTGATCGTTACACCATTGCTGACATTACTGCCCTGTGTGCGGTTGACTTCGGTCGTGTGTCGAAGATTGGCATTCAACCGGATCAGAGCAATCTTGCGCGCTGGCATGCAGAAGTGTCGGCGCGACCTAGTGCAAAAGCGTGA
- a CDS encoding acyl-CoA dehydrogenase, whose amino-acid sequence MFSPKETCMFLELTAEQQRIITLAKDLATEFAPRAEQHDREGSFPFENIARLKETGYTTMTTPKEYGGWGASPLTFILAQEQLVQGCSATACAINMHCNTVGFYTPFMTPAQRELYLGNVGRKHMLMNGYYTEGGGARSILSPQTKARKVPGGYVLNGQKVFSTLVPAVDYFGISTSLEGYSGPASGGCAFLLPRDTPGLEVVETWDAMGMRATGSHTIVIRDVFATPEHLIGEEGHLFEEFSQVSYWYCLSFSATYLGIGQAMYSYVLDYARTRKVQKGDSGQLVGHLPWNRFAIGEMYNRLEACRTMLYTIARDISEKRSYGERLVPMTEMLRTFVAENMLEVANLATRIAGGQGYMKGNPLERYFRDLRSAPLHTLKRDEVLEMLAAMELGFV is encoded by the coding sequence ATGTTCAGTCCCAAGGAGACGTGTATGTTCTTGGAACTTACTGCTGAGCAACAGCGTATTATCACGCTCGCCAAAGACCTGGCCACAGAATTTGCCCCACGTGCAGAGCAGCATGATCGTGAGGGGAGTTTCCCTTTTGAGAACATTGCCCGGCTCAAGGAGACTGGCTACACGACAATGACAACTCCGAAAGAGTATGGTGGATGGGGAGCGAGCCCACTTACCTTTATCTTAGCACAAGAACAACTTGTGCAGGGCTGTAGCGCAACCGCATGTGCCATCAACATGCACTGCAACACGGTGGGCTTTTATACACCGTTCATGACGCCAGCACAGAGAGAGCTCTACCTTGGGAACGTTGGCCGCAAACACATGTTGATGAATGGCTATTATACTGAAGGTGGAGGAGCGCGCTCGATTTTGTCTCCGCAAACCAAAGCGCGCAAAGTGCCAGGCGGATATGTGCTCAACGGGCAGAAAGTCTTTTCTACACTTGTTCCAGCGGTTGATTACTTTGGGATTAGTACGTCTCTCGAAGGTTACAGCGGACCAGCTTCTGGTGGTTGCGCGTTTCTCCTGCCGCGCGACACACCTGGACTTGAAGTTGTTGAAACCTGGGATGCTATGGGCATGCGTGCGACCGGTAGTCACACTATTGTGATTCGTGACGTCTTCGCGACTCCCGAGCACTTGATTGGCGAGGAAGGTCACCTCTTCGAGGAATTCAGCCAGGTTTCTTATTGGTACTGTCTGTCGTTCTCAGCGACGTACCTCGGTATTGGTCAAGCCATGTATAGCTACGTGCTCGATTATGCCCGTACACGAAAAGTGCAGAAGGGTGACAGTGGACAACTTGTCGGTCATCTACCGTGGAATCGGTTTGCGATCGGTGAGATGTACAATCGGTTAGAAGCATGTCGCACGATGCTGTACACGATCGCACGGGACATATCTGAGAAACGATCGTATGGTGAGCGTTTGGTACCAATGACCGAGATGTTGCGCACTTTTGTTGCAGAAAACATGCTGGAAGTTGCGAACCTGGCGACGCGCATTGCCGGTGGTCAAGGATATATGAAAGGAAATCCGCTTGAACGTTACTTCCGCGACCTCCGCTCTGCGCCGCTCCACACGCTCAAACGTGATGAAGTGCTAGAGATGTTAGCAGCGATGGAGTTGGGTTTTGTTTAA
- a CDS encoding enoyl-CoA hydratase/isomerase family protein encodes MTAEVIKTEIKDYIATVTIDRPPVNAMNKQMFEEIQAAFDALNNREDVRAAVFTGAGKCFCAGADMKARSASLEGAQQAPRPGAMWAHSRAAREAFNAILECSVPVIGAVNGPALGGGLALVASCDILIASENAVIGLPEIDVGLLGGGRHCQRLFGVYKARKLMYTGERVGAAELYRRGIVEKVVAPEKLMEEARALAENIAAKSPIAIRLAKHAMNTIEFMDLRDGYRFEQNMTHELTGSEDAKEAARAFVEKRKPVFRGR; translated from the coding sequence ATGACCGCTGAGGTTATCAAAACAGAAATCAAAGATTACATCGCCACGGTGACCATTGATCGTCCGCCAGTCAACGCGATGAACAAGCAAATGTTTGAAGAGATTCAGGCTGCGTTTGATGCGCTCAATAATCGCGAAGATGTCCGTGCTGCTGTGTTTACTGGTGCGGGCAAATGTTTTTGCGCTGGTGCGGACATGAAAGCGCGCTCAGCTTCCCTGGAAGGTGCACAGCAAGCGCCTCGCCCTGGTGCAATGTGGGCGCACTCGCGGGCCGCACGTGAGGCATTCAATGCCATTCTCGAATGTTCAGTGCCAGTGATCGGTGCGGTCAATGGACCGGCACTCGGTGGTGGGCTCGCTCTGGTTGCGTCGTGTGACATTTTGATCGCTTCAGAGAATGCCGTGATCGGTCTTCCCGAAATCGACGTTGGCTTGCTCGGTGGTGGACGCCACTGTCAACGTTTATTTGGTGTCTACAAAGCCCGTAAGCTGATGTACACCGGCGAACGCGTCGGAGCAGCAGAGTTATATCGCCGCGGGATTGTCGAAAAGGTTGTTGCACCTGAGAAGCTTATGGAGGAGGCCCGTGCGCTCGCAGAGAATATTGCTGCCAAAAGCCCAATTGCTATTCGCTTAGCGAAACATGCAATGAATACTATCGAGTTCATGGACCTGCGAGATGGCTACCGCTTTGAGCAGAATATGACTCATGAACTCACCGGAAGTGAAGACGCAAAAGAAGCCGCACGTGCCTTTGTCGAGAAGCGCAAACCCGTGTTTCGAGGAAGATAA
- a CDS encoding arylesterase, with product MFRLKNALCLTMVLVLSSWGSACRADTPQYSTRNSGQGKAIVFFGDSLTAGFGLDPAQAFPALIQEKIKQRGWGFQVVNAGLSGETTAGGVRRIEWVLQRPIDIFVLELGANDGLRGLPVEQAKVNLQTIMDKVRDKYPSARIVLVGMQIPANLGRAYVSQFREVFPELAKKNRVPLIPFLLEGVGGIPALNLPDGIHPAPAGHKIVAENVWKILEPVLEEVQ from the coding sequence ATGTTCCGTCTCAAGAATGCTCTCTGCCTCACAATGGTGTTGGTGCTCAGCAGTTGGGGATCAGCCTGTCGGGCTGACACACCGCAGTATAGTACGAGAAATAGCGGGCAAGGCAAAGCCATTGTGTTCTTTGGCGATAGTTTGACGGCAGGGTTTGGGTTAGACCCAGCCCAAGCGTTTCCCGCGTTGATCCAGGAAAAAATCAAACAACGAGGATGGGGGTTTCAGGTGGTGAACGCGGGGTTAAGTGGTGAGACGACCGCTGGTGGGGTGCGTAGGATCGAATGGGTATTACAGCGACCGATCGATATCTTTGTATTGGAGTTGGGAGCGAACGACGGCTTGCGTGGTCTTCCTGTTGAACAAGCCAAAGTGAATCTGCAAACGATTATGGATAAAGTACGCGACAAATATCCGTCTGCACGCATTGTGCTTGTAGGCATGCAGATCCCAGCCAACTTAGGCAGAGCCTACGTCTCGCAGTTCCGCGAGGTTTTTCCTGAATTAGCCAAGAAGAACCGGGTTCCGTTGATTCCGTTTTTGCTGGAAGGAGTGGGTGGCATTCCTGCACTCAACCTCCCCGATGGCATTCATCCGGCACCTGCGGGCCACAAGATCGTAGCCGAGAACGTGTGGAAAATACTTGAGCCCGTGTTGGAAGAGGTGCAATAG
- a CDS encoding ABC transporter ATP-binding protein, with protein MAESPILDVQQLSKVYHSAHTTLTVLRDVSFTLDAGATCAIVGPSGSGKTTLLSLCAGLDRPSSGAVVLQGISLNLLSEEELAMLRNTTLGFIFQTFQLLPTLTALENVMVPAELRGDTSAKTRAIDLLHKVGLGNRLHHYPVQLSGGEQQRVALARAFISQPHILFADEPTGNLDAETSETIIHLLFELNQASGTTLLLVTHDMELAQRTQRTILLKGGAVVSDTATATPLRVPSRHV; from the coding sequence ATGGCGGAATCTCCTATTCTCGATGTCCAACAATTAAGCAAAGTGTATCATAGCGCCCACACCACACTCACGGTCCTCCGTGACGTATCGTTTACACTCGACGCCGGTGCAACATGTGCCATCGTTGGCCCATCTGGAAGTGGCAAGACGACCCTGCTCAGTCTATGTGCTGGGCTGGATCGGCCCAGTTCAGGGGCAGTTGTCCTTCAAGGTATCTCGCTCAACCTCTTGAGCGAAGAAGAATTGGCAATGCTTCGCAACACGACACTGGGCTTCATCTTCCAGACCTTTCAACTGCTCCCCACTTTAACTGCACTTGAAAACGTGATGGTCCCTGCGGAGCTTCGTGGTGACACCTCTGCAAAGACGCGCGCGATAGATCTGCTGCACAAGGTTGGATTAGGGAACCGGCTTCATCACTATCCGGTGCAACTCTCTGGTGGTGAGCAGCAACGGGTGGCTCTGGCGCGGGCGTTTATCAGTCAGCCTCACATCCTCTTTGCCGACGAACCAACAGGCAACCTCGATGCTGAAACCAGTGAAACGATTATTCACTTGTTGTTTGAGTTAAATCAAGCATCGGGCACGACGCTGCTCCTTGTCACACACGACATGGAACTCGCCCAGCGCACGCAACGAACCATCCTTCTGAAAGGTGGAGCAGTTGTTTCCGATACCGCAACTGCCACTCCACTCCGGGTTCCTTCTCGCCATGTATAA